A genomic window from Populus alba chromosome 19, ASM523922v2, whole genome shotgun sequence includes:
- the LOC118056473 gene encoding phosphatidylinositol-3-phosphatase SAC1 isoform X1 has product MAKLDNSKSKLPPYVSAKIHPSNDPETDHNSYTLDKFRLYETRQRFYLVGSDRNKQLFRVLKIDRSEPSDLNISEDPVVYSPQEIKNLLQRIAEGNRATGGLNFVVKAYGIAGCIKFLESYYLILVTKRRQIGFICGHAIYGIDESQLITIPHVSVQTDVAHSKAELRYKKLLSSVDLTKDFFFSYTYPIMQSLQKNVTSMGEDGMPYDNIFVWNAYLTRAVRSRCGNTIWTIALVHGNFKQIRLSIFGRDFSVSLVSRRSRHFAGTRYLKRGVNDMGRVANDVETEQIVLDEDAGSCKGKMSSVVQMRGSIPLFWSQEASRFSPKPDIILQRYDPTYQATKLHFEDLVKRYGSPIIVLNLIKTVEKRPREMMLRREFTNAVGYLNTIFPEEKQLQFIHWDYHKFAKSKSANVLAVLGSVASQALDLTGFYYSGKPSIVKRRANQLSRTSTGRDTSLRDIRVNSGDLARIGSNNENLNSLINWDRESDSSQLKKQDKVGADGPRFQSGVLRTNCIDCLDRTNVAQYAYGLAALGRQLLAMGLTDMPKVDPDSSIAAALMDMYQSMGDALAQQYGGSAAHNTVFLERQGKWKATTQSREFIKSIKRYYSNAYTDGEKQDAINLFLGYFQPQEGKSPLWELDSDYYLHVYGNAIEEEDPCPDKCNLETNAKPGRVGITLAPIPACREDFSRMKLTSFDKLIDRTCSTVKNVRLYSEPDHRPGGSAGNSGVAPDAAEIQLKSPNWLFGQKKYEESGNAPKAAKSEIENGASQKEIYVDGYSELNLLSSVDGINEEDIFQRYLAMTSVDESGWYGGTLLGDQDESSEIYKHYAELCQGPAMEPFEHDLDREKHYADVLRMNAIDVLDDSAVEAEMEDALLDYDRIGADLGIVPMSCKSFAADPSWLTRWIIGEEKVEKI; this is encoded by the exons ATGGCGAAATTGGATAATTCGAAATCCAAGCTCCCTCCTTACGTCTCCGCCAAAATCCACCCTTCCAACGACCCCGAAACCGATCACAACTCTTACACGCTCGATAAATTTAGACTTTACGAGACTAGACAG AGATTTTATCTAGTTGGGAGTGATAGGAACAAGCAATTGTTTCGAGTGTTGAAGATTGATCGATCAGAGCCGTCTGATCTCAATATCAGTGAAGACCCAGTTGTTTATTCAccgcaagaaataaaaaacttgcTTCAGCGAATTGCTGAAGGGAATCGTGCCACTGGGGGGCTAAACTTTGTAGTGAAGGCTTATGGTATTGCAG gCTGCATTAAGTTTCTGGAGTCATATTATTTGATTCTTGTGACAAAGCGTCGGCAAATAGGATTTATTTGTGGTCATGCGATATATGGCATTGATGAGAGCCAATTGATTACCATTCCCCATGTATCAGTTCAAACTGATGTGGCGCATTCTAAAGCTGAGCTAAG GTACAAAAAGCTATTATCTAGTGTAGATTTGACCAAGGATTTTTTCTTTAGCTACACATATCCTATAATGCAAAGCTTGCAAAAGAATGTGACCTCAATGGGTGAAGATGGGATGCCATATGATAACATATTCGTCTGGAATGCATATCTAACACGAGCTGTTCGGTCTAGATGTGGTAATACTATTTGGACAATAGCATTAGTGCATGGAAATTTTAAGCAG ATCAGGCTGTCGATATTTGGGAGAGACTTCAGTGTTTCACTGGTTTCTAGACGCTCTCGGCATTTTGCTGGTACACG TTACTTGAAAAGGGGGGTTAATGATATGGGAAGAGTTGCAAATGATGTTGAAACAGAGCAAATTGTCCTTGATGAAGATGCTGGATCATGCAAGGGGAAAATGAGTTCTGTTGTGCAGATGCGTGGTTCAATTCCCCTTTTCTGGTCACAAGAAGCTTCACGATTTAGTCCTAAACCTGATATAATCT TGCAAAGGTATGATCCTACCTATCAGGCGACCAAATTGCATTTTGAAGACTTGGTGAAGAGATACGGCAGTCCCATAATTGTGCTTAATTTGATTAAG ACTGTTGAAAAAAGACCTCGAGAAATGATGCTAAGGCGTGAGTTTACAAATGCGGTTGGGTATCTGAACACGATTTTTCCAGAAGAAAAACAACTTCAGTTTATCCATTGGGACTATCACAAGTTTGCAAAGAG CAAGTCTGCCAATGTTTTGGCTGTTTTGGGTTCTGTGGCAAGTCAAGCACTTGATTTGACTGGTTTTTACTATAGTGGTAAACCTAGCATTGTTAAAAGGAGAGCCAACCAACTTAGTCGAACAAGCACCGGAAG GGACACTTCTCTTAGAGATATAAGAGTCAATTCAGGGGATCTTGCAAGGATTGGAAGTAATAATGAGAATCTAAATTCTTTGATTAATTGGGATAGAGAGAGTGATTCTAGTCAACTGAAAAAACAAGATAAGGTTGGTGCTGATGGGCCACGTTTTCAAAGTGGAGTTCTACGCACCAACTGCATCGACTGCTTGGATCGTACAAATGTTGCTCAGTATGCTTATGGTCTAGCGGCTTTAGGACGCCAGCTCCTTGCAATGGGTCTAACAGACATGCCCAAAGTCGATCCTGATAGTTCCATTGCTGCTGCTCTTATGGATATGTATCAAAGTATGGGGGATGCTCTTGCCCAGCAATATGGTGGTTCTGCTGCTCATAACACT GTGTTCCTTGAGAGGCAGGGAAAGTGGAAAGCTACAACTCAATCTAGGGAGTTTATCAAGTCTATCAAGCGATACTACAGTAATGCATACACTGATGGTGAAAAGCAAGATGCAATAAATTT ATTTCTTGGTTACTTTCAACCACAGGAAGGGAAATCTCCTCTTTGGGAGTTAGATTCAGACTACTATCTTCATGTCTATGGGAAtgcaatagaagaagaagacccCTGTCCAGATAagtg CAATTTAGAAACCAATGCTAAGCCTGGAAGAGTTGGAATAACTCTTGCCCCTATTCCAGCTTGCAGGGAGGATTTTTCAAGAATGAAGTTGACATCATTTGATAAATTGATTGACCGGACATGTAGTACTGTAAAGAATGTAAGACTTTATAGTGAACCTGATCACAGACCAGGTGGCAGTGCAGGAAATTCTGGTGTGGCTCCAGATGCAGC TGAAATACAGCTCAAAAGCCCAAATTGGCTTTTTGGCCAGAAAAAGTATGAAGAGAGTGGCAATGCCCCCAAGGCTGCtaaaagtgaaattgaaaatggaGCATCTCAGAAAGAGATTTATGTTGATGGTTACTCAGAATTAAATTTGCTTTCTTCTGTTGATGGTATCAATGAAGAGGATATCTTCCAAAG GTACCTTGCAATGACTTCAGTTGATGAAAGCGGCTGGTATGGTGGTACACTACTAGGTGATCAAGATGAAAGCAGTGAGATATATAAACATTATGCTGAATTGTGCCAG GGGCCAGCTATGGAGCCCTTTGAGCATGATCTGGATAGAGAGAAACACTATGCTGATGTTCTACGCATGAACGCAATTGATGTTTTAGATGATTCTGCTGTTGAAGCAGAGATGGAAGATGCCCTCTTGGATTATGATCGCATTGGTGCTGATCTTGGGATTGTACCAATGTCATGCAAATCCTTCGCTGCAGATCCAAGTTGGTTGACAAGATGGATTATCGGGGAAGAGAAGGTAGAAAAGATCTAA
- the LOC118056473 gene encoding phosphatidylinositol-3-phosphatase SAC1 isoform X2: MAKLDNSKSKLPPYVSAKIHPSNDPETDHNSYTLDKFRLYETRQRFYLVGSDRNKQLFRVLKIDRSEPSDLNISEDPVVYSPQEIKNLLQRIAEGNRATGGLNFVVKAYGIAGCIKFLESYYLILVTKRRQIGFICGHAIYGIDESQLITIPHVSVQTDVAHSKAELRYKKLLSSVDLTKDFFFSYTYPIMQSLQKNVTSMGEDGMPYDNIFVWNAYLTRAVRSRCGNTIWTIALVHGNFKQIRLSIFGRDFSVSLVSRRSRHFAGTRYLKRGVNDMGRVANDVETEQIVLDEDAGSCKGKMSSVVQMRGSIPLFWSQEASRFSPKPDIILQRYDPTYQATKLHFEDLVKRYGSPIIVLNLIKTVEKRPREMMLRREFTNAVGYLNTIFPEEKQLQFIHWDYHKFAKRDTSLRDIRVNSGDLARIGSNNENLNSLINWDRESDSSQLKKQDKVGADGPRFQSGVLRTNCIDCLDRTNVAQYAYGLAALGRQLLAMGLTDMPKVDPDSSIAAALMDMYQSMGDALAQQYGGSAAHNTVFLERQGKWKATTQSREFIKSIKRYYSNAYTDGEKQDAINLFLGYFQPQEGKSPLWELDSDYYLHVYGNAIEEEDPCPDKCNLETNAKPGRVGITLAPIPACREDFSRMKLTSFDKLIDRTCSTVKNVRLYSEPDHRPGGSAGNSGVAPDAAEIQLKSPNWLFGQKKYEESGNAPKAAKSEIENGASQKEIYVDGYSELNLLSSVDGINEEDIFQRYLAMTSVDESGWYGGTLLGDQDESSEIYKHYAELCQGPAMEPFEHDLDREKHYADVLRMNAIDVLDDSAVEAEMEDALLDYDRIGADLGIVPMSCKSFAADPSWLTRWIIGEEKVEKI; the protein is encoded by the exons ATGGCGAAATTGGATAATTCGAAATCCAAGCTCCCTCCTTACGTCTCCGCCAAAATCCACCCTTCCAACGACCCCGAAACCGATCACAACTCTTACACGCTCGATAAATTTAGACTTTACGAGACTAGACAG AGATTTTATCTAGTTGGGAGTGATAGGAACAAGCAATTGTTTCGAGTGTTGAAGATTGATCGATCAGAGCCGTCTGATCTCAATATCAGTGAAGACCCAGTTGTTTATTCAccgcaagaaataaaaaacttgcTTCAGCGAATTGCTGAAGGGAATCGTGCCACTGGGGGGCTAAACTTTGTAGTGAAGGCTTATGGTATTGCAG gCTGCATTAAGTTTCTGGAGTCATATTATTTGATTCTTGTGACAAAGCGTCGGCAAATAGGATTTATTTGTGGTCATGCGATATATGGCATTGATGAGAGCCAATTGATTACCATTCCCCATGTATCAGTTCAAACTGATGTGGCGCATTCTAAAGCTGAGCTAAG GTACAAAAAGCTATTATCTAGTGTAGATTTGACCAAGGATTTTTTCTTTAGCTACACATATCCTATAATGCAAAGCTTGCAAAAGAATGTGACCTCAATGGGTGAAGATGGGATGCCATATGATAACATATTCGTCTGGAATGCATATCTAACACGAGCTGTTCGGTCTAGATGTGGTAATACTATTTGGACAATAGCATTAGTGCATGGAAATTTTAAGCAG ATCAGGCTGTCGATATTTGGGAGAGACTTCAGTGTTTCACTGGTTTCTAGACGCTCTCGGCATTTTGCTGGTACACG TTACTTGAAAAGGGGGGTTAATGATATGGGAAGAGTTGCAAATGATGTTGAAACAGAGCAAATTGTCCTTGATGAAGATGCTGGATCATGCAAGGGGAAAATGAGTTCTGTTGTGCAGATGCGTGGTTCAATTCCCCTTTTCTGGTCACAAGAAGCTTCACGATTTAGTCCTAAACCTGATATAATCT TGCAAAGGTATGATCCTACCTATCAGGCGACCAAATTGCATTTTGAAGACTTGGTGAAGAGATACGGCAGTCCCATAATTGTGCTTAATTTGATTAAG ACTGTTGAAAAAAGACCTCGAGAAATGATGCTAAGGCGTGAGTTTACAAATGCGGTTGGGTATCTGAACACGATTTTTCCAGAAGAAAAACAACTTCAGTTTATCCATTGGGACTATCACAAGTTTGCAAAGAG GGACACTTCTCTTAGAGATATAAGAGTCAATTCAGGGGATCTTGCAAGGATTGGAAGTAATAATGAGAATCTAAATTCTTTGATTAATTGGGATAGAGAGAGTGATTCTAGTCAACTGAAAAAACAAGATAAGGTTGGTGCTGATGGGCCACGTTTTCAAAGTGGAGTTCTACGCACCAACTGCATCGACTGCTTGGATCGTACAAATGTTGCTCAGTATGCTTATGGTCTAGCGGCTTTAGGACGCCAGCTCCTTGCAATGGGTCTAACAGACATGCCCAAAGTCGATCCTGATAGTTCCATTGCTGCTGCTCTTATGGATATGTATCAAAGTATGGGGGATGCTCTTGCCCAGCAATATGGTGGTTCTGCTGCTCATAACACT GTGTTCCTTGAGAGGCAGGGAAAGTGGAAAGCTACAACTCAATCTAGGGAGTTTATCAAGTCTATCAAGCGATACTACAGTAATGCATACACTGATGGTGAAAAGCAAGATGCAATAAATTT ATTTCTTGGTTACTTTCAACCACAGGAAGGGAAATCTCCTCTTTGGGAGTTAGATTCAGACTACTATCTTCATGTCTATGGGAAtgcaatagaagaagaagacccCTGTCCAGATAagtg CAATTTAGAAACCAATGCTAAGCCTGGAAGAGTTGGAATAACTCTTGCCCCTATTCCAGCTTGCAGGGAGGATTTTTCAAGAATGAAGTTGACATCATTTGATAAATTGATTGACCGGACATGTAGTACTGTAAAGAATGTAAGACTTTATAGTGAACCTGATCACAGACCAGGTGGCAGTGCAGGAAATTCTGGTGTGGCTCCAGATGCAGC TGAAATACAGCTCAAAAGCCCAAATTGGCTTTTTGGCCAGAAAAAGTATGAAGAGAGTGGCAATGCCCCCAAGGCTGCtaaaagtgaaattgaaaatggaGCATCTCAGAAAGAGATTTATGTTGATGGTTACTCAGAATTAAATTTGCTTTCTTCTGTTGATGGTATCAATGAAGAGGATATCTTCCAAAG GTACCTTGCAATGACTTCAGTTGATGAAAGCGGCTGGTATGGTGGTACACTACTAGGTGATCAAGATGAAAGCAGTGAGATATATAAACATTATGCTGAATTGTGCCAG GGGCCAGCTATGGAGCCCTTTGAGCATGATCTGGATAGAGAGAAACACTATGCTGATGTTCTACGCATGAACGCAATTGATGTTTTAGATGATTCTGCTGTTGAAGCAGAGATGGAAGATGCCCTCTTGGATTATGATCGCATTGGTGCTGATCTTGGGATTGTACCAATGTCATGCAAATCCTTCGCTGCAGATCCAAGTTGGTTGACAAGATGGATTATCGGGGAAGAGAAGGTAGAAAAGATCTAA